A window from Planctomycetota bacterium encodes these proteins:
- a CDS encoding TolC family protein — VVVLLAGCLSPERAVLDADDAAYDIIAEKQQAAIGREEAFTIDELEDRLRRKLMIDQQLPAAGEASLGRNFLSPVPKQPGGVSDEEAIPDDVPLVRPRDFEITGLGVPTLATDLALFDIGNTPEGTKAVLRPSPPPTSRPAPEPVILSLVEALQVGARNNREYQANKEAVYIAALNLDVQRDEFELQFGGVIDVDAAADFDGQDRAGVVVSPELNVTKAFKTGASMSTRIGIDLAKLLTGTRPESLGVFADVSITVPLLSGAGVEVVTEPLQQAERSAVYAIWDFERFKREFAVDTTTRFYDVLVARDQIANAATTLQRLEESLDRSMALFDEGRLPGIQLDRVRSNQLRAESRLILAQQRYETALDSFKVFLGLPTDALVELDDAALTDLQGLADDVLGGLDVGERGPEIEQLIEPEQSAGGATRPETLPAPTTTPVEVRGYALSQRTDAERSLIRLALQRRLDLAIVYGRVVDAQRATVVAADGLEGVLDFVADGSYGGRRGAFSGGSDDATIRFGDGSYGLGLRLDLPIERTAERNRYRRSIIDLERAVRSAQQVEDGVKADVLRRLRALRTAGDDLRIQFESIRVADRRVEAATLLVELGRGNTFDITDALDDLTEAEDDFTQSLVDYRLAELELQRDTGVLSVGPDGLYEEVDLSGIY, encoded by the coding sequence TGGTCGTTGTTCTTCTCGCCGGATGTCTCTCGCCGGAGCGGGCGGTGCTGGATGCGGACGATGCCGCGTACGACATCATCGCCGAAAAGCAGCAGGCGGCGATCGGGCGGGAAGAGGCGTTCACGATCGACGAACTCGAAGATCGGTTGCGTCGCAAGCTGATGATCGATCAGCAGCTTCCGGCCGCGGGTGAGGCGTCGCTGGGGCGAAACTTCCTGTCGCCTGTGCCGAAACAGCCCGGCGGCGTGTCGGACGAGGAGGCGATTCCGGATGACGTGCCGCTTGTCAGGCCGCGGGATTTCGAGATCACGGGCCTCGGCGTGCCGACGCTGGCGACCGACCTCGCACTCTTCGACATCGGCAACACGCCCGAGGGCACCAAGGCGGTCCTTCGACCGAGTCCGCCGCCGACGTCCAGGCCCGCGCCGGAGCCGGTGATTCTGTCGCTCGTCGAGGCCCTTCAGGTCGGAGCACGCAACAATCGCGAGTACCAGGCGAACAAGGAAGCGGTCTACATCGCAGCGTTGAACCTCGACGTGCAGCGTGACGAGTTCGAGCTGCAGTTCGGCGGTGTGATCGACGTCGACGCGGCTGCTGACTTCGACGGGCAGGACCGCGCGGGCGTCGTCGTCTCGCCGGAACTCAACGTCACCAAGGCCTTCAAGACCGGTGCGTCCATGTCGACGCGCATCGGCATCGACCTGGCGAAGCTGCTCACCGGCACCCGGCCCGAGTCGCTGGGCGTCTTTGCCGACGTCAGCATCACGGTGCCGCTGCTGTCCGGCGCGGGCGTGGAGGTCGTGACCGAGCCGCTGCAGCAGGCGGAGCGGAGTGCGGTGTACGCCATCTGGGACTTCGAGCGATTCAAGCGCGAGTTCGCCGTCGATACCACGACGCGGTTCTACGACGTGCTGGTGGCGCGTGACCAGATCGCGAACGCTGCGACGACACTGCAGCGGCTGGAGGAGAGTCTCGATCGGTCGATGGCCTTGTTCGACGAAGGGCGACTGCCCGGCATTCAGCTCGATCGCGTGCGGAGCAACCAGCTGCGGGCCGAGTCGCGGCTGATCCTCGCACAGCAGCGGTACGAGACGGCGCTCGACTCGTTCAAGGTGTTCCTCGGCCTGCCGACCGATGCGCTGGTCGAACTCGACGATGCGGCGTTGACTGATCTGCAAGGCCTGGCCGACGACGTGCTGGGCGGCTTGGACGTCGGGGAACGTGGGCCCGAGATCGAGCAGTTGATCGAACCGGAACAGTCCGCTGGTGGTGCGACTCGGCCTGAGACGTTGCCTGCACCGACGACGACACCGGTCGAGGTGCGTGGCTACGCACTGTCACAGCGAACCGACGCCGAGCGATCGCTCATTCGACTTGCCCTTCAGCGTCGGCTCGACCTCGCGATCGTTTACGGCCGGGTGGTTGACGCGCAGCGGGCGACGGTCGTCGCGGCAGACGGATTGGAAGGCGTGCTCGACTTCGTTGCCGACGGCAGTTACGGCGGGCGACGCGGGGCGTTTTCCGGCGGATCGGACGACGCGACCATCCGATTCGGCGACGGCAGCTACGGGCTTGGCCTGCGGCTGGACTTGCCGATCGAACGCACGGCCGAGCGGAACCGCTACCGCCGGTCGATCATCGACCTGGAGCGAGCGGTCCGATCCGCCCAGCAGGTCGAAGACGGCGTGAAGGCGGACGTGCTGCGTCGTCTGCGGGCGCTGCGGACGGCCGGCGATGACCTGCGGATTCAGTTCGAATCGATCCGCGTGGCCGATCGTCGCGTGGAGGCGGCGACGTTGTTGGTGGAGCTGGGTCGCGGCAACACATTTGATATCACCGATGCGTTAGACGACCTCACGGAGGCTGAGGACGACTTCACGCAGTCGCTCGTGGATTATCGACTGGCCGAACTGGAACTTCAGAGGGACACCGGTGTGCTGTCGGTTGGGCCCGACGGGTTGTACGAAGAAGTGGACCTGTCAGGAATCTATTAG
- a CDS encoding HlyD family efflux transporter periplasmic adaptor subunit, which translates to MPMLLGTASLVLLLVVGALAVTGNGVMGGGEVTNPASVYSAEVKRGPLVISVTQTGTIKAASQAVVKSEIEGMATILELVPEGEKVTAGDLLISLDTSKLQDDRVTAEIKVRNDESDLLQANEELAVKENQAIADVSAAELDLRFAIEDHKKYMEGDFPKELKQAQNKIVIADAELKRSQEKRRGSERLYEAGFISFSELEADRLSEQKNQLDLELARQAADLLEGWTYRRKIDEFESDIEQKTMALERARRKATADVAQANARVSARQAELRREQLRLDNIVRQIGAGNIYAPTDGMVVYATSSQGGWRGNQEPLEPGQSVRERQELIYLPDDVDRIAEVSIHESQLDKIRVGQKARITLDAVPGAVFWGEVETIAPLPDATAVFWNPDNKIYPTKIRIRGKDLGLRTGMSCRVEIIVERLDDAVYVPVQSVVRVGGTESVFVVNDDGSIERRDVETGLDDNANVVIKNGVDAGEKVSLTPPLENTQIDDGVGVDDLVEGAGEPSTRPAEEAESTDSYKPVTVASPREAFQILLQRASPEERERYQKHINEQNWTALRSYGTFLAKKYNVTIESSGEGRPSTRPAAEQAPSSEASDAE; encoded by the coding sequence ATGCCGATGCTTCTGGGCACAGCGTCGCTCGTCCTGCTGCTCGTCGTGGGCGCGCTCGCAGTGACAGGCAACGGTGTCATGGGCGGCGGCGAGGTCACCAACCCCGCGTCCGTCTACTCGGCGGAGGTGAAGCGTGGCCCGCTGGTCATCAGCGTCACGCAGACCGGCACGATCAAGGCCGCGAGCCAGGCCGTCGTCAAGAGCGAGATCGAGGGCATGGCGACCATCCTCGAACTCGTGCCTGAGGGCGAGAAGGTCACCGCGGGCGACCTGCTGATCTCGCTCGACACCAGCAAGCTACAGGACGATCGCGTCACCGCCGAGATCAAGGTCCGTAATGACGAGAGCGACCTGCTCCAGGCCAACGAAGAGCTGGCCGTGAAGGAGAACCAAGCCATCGCTGACGTGTCAGCGGCCGAGCTCGATCTGCGATTCGCGATCGAAGATCACAAGAAGTACATGGAGGGCGACTTCCCCAAGGAGCTCAAGCAGGCGCAGAACAAGATCGTCATCGCCGACGCCGAGCTCAAGCGATCGCAGGAGAAGCGTCGCGGATCGGAGCGTCTGTACGAGGCCGGCTTCATCAGCTTCAGCGAGCTCGAGGCCGACCGGCTCAGCGAGCAGAAGAACCAGCTCGACCTGGAACTTGCACGCCAGGCCGCCGACCTGCTGGAAGGCTGGACCTATCGACGCAAGATCGATGAGTTCGAGAGCGACATCGAGCAGAAGACGATGGCCCTGGAGCGTGCCCGCCGCAAGGCGACCGCTGACGTCGCCCAGGCCAACGCACGCGTCTCGGCTCGTCAGGCAGAGCTTCGCCGCGAGCAGCTGCGGCTCGACAACATCGTTCGGCAGATCGGTGCCGGCAACATCTACGCCCCGACCGACGGCATGGTCGTCTACGCGACCAGCAGCCAGGGCGGCTGGCGCGGTAATCAGGAGCCGCTGGAGCCGGGCCAGAGCGTTCGAGAGCGGCAGGAGCTGATCTACCTGCCCGACGACGTCGACCGCATCGCTGAGGTCAGCATCCACGAGAGTCAGCTCGACAAGATTCGCGTCGGCCAGAAAGCGCGGATCACGCTCGACGCGGTGCCCGGTGCCGTGTTCTGGGGCGAGGTCGAAACCATCGCACCGCTGCCCGACGCGACGGCCGTCTTCTGGAACCCGGACAACAAGATCTACCCGACCAAGATTCGCATCCGCGGCAAAGACCTTGGTCTGCGTACGGGCATGAGCTGTCGCGTCGAGATCATCGTCGAGCGGCTCGACGATGCGGTCTACGTGCCCGTCCAAAGCGTCGTCCGCGTCGGCGGAACGGAGTCGGTCTTCGTCGTCAACGACGACGGCAGCATCGAGCGCCGCGACGTCGAGACCGGTCTGGACGACAACGCGAATGTCGTCATCAAGAACGGCGTCGACGCAGGAGAAAAGGTCTCGCTGACGCCGCCGCTGGAGAACACGCAGATCGACGACGGCGTCGGCGTGGACGACCTGGTCGAAGGTGCCGGCGAGCCGTCGACACGACCGGCCGAGGAGGCCGAGAGCACCGACAGCTACAAGCCGGTGACGGTCGCGTCGCCGCGAGAGGCGTTCCAGATTCTGCTGCAGCGTGCGTCGCCAGAGGAGCGCGAGCGCTACCAGAAGCACATCAACGAGCAGAACTGGACGGCCCTGCGAAGCTACGGCACGTTTTTGGCCAAGAAGTACAACGTGACGATCGAGTCCTCCGGCGAGGGCAGGCCGTCGACGCGTCCTGCGGCAGAGCAGGCGCCGTCGAGCGAGGCTTCGGATGCCGAGTAG
- a CDS encoding ABC transporter ATP-binding protein gives MPSSVAAPEQAHAFDVSGDGAVAQVLDVRKVYKMGSEEVHALAGVSLSIGRGEFVSLMGQSGSGKSTLLNLLGTLDRPTSGRYVLGGRDVGRMNDGDLSDFRLRTLGFIFQSFNLIPQLTVRENIELPLTYLGTEPSESADRAADLAEKVGLGGRLGHRPTELSGGQQQRVAIARSLANDPPLMLADEPTGNLDTATTKQIMTLLLELNEQGKTIVMVTHEPEIAEWTSRQIHMRDGKVVSDEGSESLKEEA, from the coding sequence ATGCCGAGTAGCGTCGCAGCGCCGGAACAGGCGCACGCGTTCGACGTCTCGGGCGACGGCGCGGTCGCTCAGGTCCTCGACGTTCGCAAGGTGTACAAGATGGGCAGCGAAGAGGTGCACGCGTTGGCGGGCGTCTCGCTGAGCATCGGCCGGGGTGAGTTCGTGAGCCTGATGGGCCAGTCGGGCAGCGGCAAGAGCACGCTGCTCAACCTGCTCGGCACGCTCGATCGCCCGACAAGCGGCCGCTACGTCCTTGGCGGCCGCGACGTCGGGCGGATGAACGACGGCGACTTGTCCGACTTTCGCCTTCGGACGCTGGGCTTCATTTTTCAAAGCTTCAACCTGATTCCGCAGCTCACCGTTCGCGAGAACATCGAACTGCCGCTGACCTACCTCGGCACCGAGCCGAGCGAATCCGCGGACCGCGCCGCCGACCTCGCCGAAAAAGTCGGCCTCGGCGGCCGGCTCGGCCACCGCCCGACCGAACTCTCCGGCGGCCAACAACAACGCGTCGCCATCGCCCGCAGCCTCGCCAACGACCCACCGCTCATGCTCGCCGACGAACCCACGGGCAACCTCGATACGGCAACGACCAAGCAGATCATGACGCTGCTTCTGGAGCTCAACGAGCAGGGCAAGACGATCGTCATGGTCACGCACGAGCCGGAAATCGCCGAGTGGACGAGCCGGCAGATTCACATGCGGGACGGGAAGGTCGTGAGTGACGAAGGCTCAGAAAGCTTGAAGGAGGAAGCTTGA
- a CDS encoding four helix bundle protein produces MKAFARLPKTEESRVIGKQMLRSGTSVGAQYREARRARSDAESLSKITSAHQELEETTYWLELLVRCEIVPKSLLGDLLQEADELGAIFTSIVLRLKERLGR; encoded by the coding sequence GTGAAGGCTTTTGCTCGTCTTCCAAAGACGGAAGAGTCGCGAGTGATCGGGAAGCAGATGTTGAGGTCCGGAACGTCCGTCGGGGCTCAATATCGCGAGGCACGTCGTGCTCGCTCTGATGCCGAATCACTCAGTAAGATCACATCCGCCCATCAAGAGCTTGAGGAGACGACGTACTGGCTCGAGCTGCTCGTTCGTTGCGAAATCGTCCCCAAGTCACTCCTTGGCGATCTTCTCCAGGAAGCGGACGAACTCGGAGCCATCTTCACGAGCATCGTCCTGAGGCTCAAGGAACGCCTCGGTCGCTAA